A window of Colletes latitarsis isolate SP2378_abdomen chromosome 11, iyColLati1, whole genome shotgun sequence genomic DNA:
TCGTAGTAAAAACAATAATTCATGGCGAGATTATTTCAAGAAATTATAGTCCATCGACTGCGGTCAGCTAACCGTGTTTGAACGAAATACATAGTTACATGATCACAGTCTGAATTCGATTGTCGAGTAACACACTACAGAAAGTGATGAAAGTGAGAGGACAAATCGTTTCTATTGGGTTGTAACAAACGAAATTCCTGATAAATTAAGAAACAATAGCTAATTGGTAATTTCTTCGAACGCGGagaaataaaaatacgaatACAATCAAATTGCTGTTCCTTTACGtaaattaagaaatttgttttttcgaATATTACGTCATGTGCATATGAAAATAAATGCAAAACACTTAAACGAGTAGATACATTTAAACCATTTAAAGGGCAGTGTCGAAAGATGGCCACTTTTAGCATTCGTCGGAACAGAAATATTTCTACTTAGCATGTACCTATCTGCACATCCAGCAGAATCAAGGAAcaatagtttatttaatttgatcTATCTTCGATGAGCACGTTATAATAGACATACACAAACAATGTAATTCATAGTCAATACAAATCAGCTAATGCCTTAGCTATGACATTTGTTCAATAATTTGGTAATTAATAATGGTATTTGAGTGGCGAAAGTGTATTTATGTCATCTGTAAAAGGCTGTAGCGGAAGTCTACTTGAATTTGATCTTTCTagttatcgaaaccagcgtcTTAACTTATACGATCGACAGAATACTCTGGAGCTCGTCTTAGTTGATAAGTTCTACATGTACATGTGCAAGGATCACATTAAAGCTTGATTCTAAAGTCAAAACGTGCATTTTCCTGTAACAATTTTACTTTTCGTACTTGGAGAATTCATAAATCAGTCTTCCACTGCCTTCTCGGCCAATTTTCTGGGTTattatttcgaaaataaaacgTCCTCGAATGCATACGATAATAAAATAcattattacaattttttcatcGAATTACGACGAAATAACTATTGTTATTCTTTGGATAGCAGAAATATCTTCTTTCCGTCGAATGTCAAAAAATGGCTCGACATTGTACTTTTCTTTAACATGACGATAACACAATTGCACGTGTTTGTAAGGAGCATCCGTATAATTCGCAGTTCTTAATGATTTACGAAGATCCAGTTAACGCATGTTACAACCCAATACGTCTGTGCATTTATACATCTCGATATCTTTCGAATAACGTAGTCTGTACATTGTAGGCCAAAGACGATATAAAACTCAAAGATCCACTCGTGTTGGTCGAAAAGATTTTTTCGTTAGGAGGTGTCTGGCCACTGCACCGCGCGTACGCACTATTTACGATCGCGGTGGTGTACTTTGGGCTGCACCTATTTATAGAATATTGGGATCTGACCGAGTGCATGGATGATATAGATCTGGCGGTGTTAAATGTTCTGGAATCTTTGTTAATGACGTCGACGTATCTTGGTCTTctcgtggcggccaagcgtagcAATGAATTGAAGAATGTGATTATCAATATGAGAAAAGAAATCGCGGATCAAAATTTATCCGAGAACATCGAGGAAAAGCGTTTGTACTTCAGTTATAACAACATTTCATGTAATATCAGCAAATACATGTTACTTGCATCGTTGATCACAGTTACTTTGATGTATGCCCGTCCTTTTGTAGACTTGCTCGTTGCTTCTGATCCAGGTATTTGTTAATCAGTATATGAGTGTTATATACATTTTAAAGGTATtccttaataaaaaaaatagtccCTCTAATAGAGGCGACTCGGCCAGTAGAATCGAATAAAGAAATAATCCATGAACATTATGCTCAGAACGTGTAACTAATGAGATGAATGATGTCGAAATTTATTGTAATATTAGTTGACAGATTAATGGTAAACGTAGATATCGACTAATGTTTACCTTTATGTTAAAAAAGGTTCTTTTTTGTTCACGAAAAATTAATTATCTGCATCGTTAATCTTTACAAGTGACATAATGACTTGACACTATTTATCTCGCGAGTTATGTGTTCTTGTCATAATGTTTCTGTAATGATTTTAactaaaatagtaaaaaatatttcgattTTTCTTTGCATAACAAATTTGCATGTATCGGCTTGTCCCATCGTTTTGAAACGCCCTGTATGTCTGCTAAATTTCGAGACGATCGAGTGGGTAGTACCTAAGATATACTGCCAACCAGTTTGAAGAAtgtggtttcgagaaaaacaagtTTTAAGAAGTAATACGAGATACTTACGAATTTCCGTAATTAATCTGCAATTCCAGCTCGATGAGAGACTAAGCCCTCGCCTCTAATTAACTCCATTTTTCAACAGTTCTATTAAAACCAGTTATTATACTGAAGGCACATGTCTCTTTTTGGATCAAACAATAACGATAATCCTTCGACGTATGCATTTGCATGCTCCAGTCGCATTCAAGCAAAAGTGTTACGTCTTTGTTATTATCTTGTATTTCAACTCTTGTACTTCGACTCAAATTAGAAAGACCGTtccaaagaaatataaaaaatataaattttcgaaTCATTTTGATAGAGACTATAGTCATACATGTACTGAATGTGCACCTAAAATTTTAAGCCAattggtcaagtagattttaagATATCATGGGCACCGTTCTGTTTTCGTATCCCTGTAACAATGACGTTGaccatcgcattcttcaaatagccataacttcgttaattttagaAGCTCAGGCCAAATTATATActttaaaaaaatgcaaaaaatatcgattttttcAAAGATTCACACTAGAAAACCCCCTTAAGTATAAACATCTATTTCTTCGTATTTTCTCACAGGGAATAGTAGTACCATACCTTATCACCTGCCTTTTCGAGCTCACATTATCTTCGACTATAATTCACCTCAGCTCTATACTCTCGTGTACGTGTATCAGTTTCCTCTTATGTACGTACCTGTGTTCCACGTAGCGGAAGTAGGTTTAATAGTCAACTTGACTCTGCATCTCTGCGCTAAATTATCAATACTCGTCTATCGTATTCGAAATATTCAAATAGACTCAACAAAATCATTTAAAGATGGCATCAAAGAAACAGTGATCATGCATTTGAAGCTGAAAGAGTAAGTACGTATTTCTTATGCAtcattctttcatttttaattacaattaaaattttgtcGCTGGCCAAATTCAAGATCTAAAGTATGCAccgatatttatttttacaattaacCGTTCATTAAACCTTGTACAAGACGAATAAGAATTATTATTGATCCCGCATTTGGCACTGCAACAGTCCGAGAATAGTTTGTCGAAAAAGTCTTTTACAGGTATTCGGAGAcattaaataacaatttcaaTATGATACTTCTGATAGAACTCATGAGCTGTGGTATCAGATTGGGCCTATCGTTATACCTCGTACTAATCGTAAGTAAATGAATTTATTTAGTATGTACAACGCTGAGAATACTATGTTGCAAGAATATGTCGGTTAGTACACTTTAGAGTTTACTTCAGAATTTCGTACACAAATACAATGAATTTACGAGAATGTATGAACTGCATAAACAAATCGTTACATAGAAATTGTATGAGTATTTGAAAGATGCAAAAGTCTGACAAAAGATTAGAAGGTTACGTTAATATAAATTAGTACGAAGCAATACATGTAAGACAGTCTATTCTCGACACACTTGCTCGTTCTAGTTTTCAAAAACACTATTGAAATGATTTCGATACAAACCGTTGTAACTTCCTGACAATATCTATGCGTCACTTTTTATTTATATCACTTTTCAGAAACTCGACGTTGACAAGATAGCTACAATGAATTTCATCATTCACACCTTCGTTGTAGGTGCTTTTTTATACTTGTATTCCTACGTAGGCGAACAATTAGTATACGAGGTACGTACGGTAATCGTTTTATAAAAATCGTGTTAATGGAAACCGTGTAACTTtaaaatcgtattaaaaaaatacCGTGCAAAAGATTGTAATTCCATGAAAACGTGTATAATTCGATTTTTTTGGCGAACTGTGTATTTTCGTGGCTTTAGTGTAACGATACTAACTCGATAATATACTTTAGTCCCAACAATTGGGCGACGCATTCTATAATGTTCGCTGGATAGAAGTAGACAGcaacgaaagaaaagcattgttAATGTGTATGATGAATGGACAAAAAACGATGTACATCACAGCTGGGAAATTTTATACTTTTTCGCTGTTCGGTTTTACCGAGGTGAGTACAACCTTTCTCAAATAGCAATTTAGAGAGCGATAGTAACGATGATACATTTCATGACATGTTACCATTCTTGTTGCATAATACAGTAATCATAAGATGCTTTGTTTTTGTCCATCAGTGTACCTATATGTCTCTTAAGCTTAATTTTTCGTTGTCGATAATTTGTGAAGCTTCGTAGTTGGAAACGCGTTATAAAAATTGTGAATATAATGAAAAGACACAACGAAACTCGAGTTATTAAATCCAATTTTCTTATGAGTAAAAAAAAGCACGggttcaattaaaatttttaaaaaatgtaacaaAATATTAAAGTCGTTGTAACATTTTCATACTCAGTTACGATAAACTTCTCCAATTGGACATATCTTCTACGAGGTATAGCAATAAGATAACTTGTATTTGCATATCGTACTAGAAGTTACGTTAGCTGTTATATGAATTCGATAAAGATAAAGCATAAATTACGATGATACGTATCATACTGTTTGCGTGTGTCTCGATTAACTATTGATTCGTTTGTAAAAGACGTAATAAAATACTCTCAACGATTTCTGTTCCGAACAGATTGTAAAATCTTCTATGGCGTGTTTCTCCATGCTACGGGCCGGAATGTAacagtatatttttatttcaattattttctaattgtATGAGAAGTTGTGTCTTCTGAAATGTAGTATACTGCGTACTGATCATTCTTCAGCATACAGCAACCTAATATATTTTGTCTGCTGaagagaataataaaaaaaacacgTAATGATATATATAAACGACCCATATTTATAGTATATTAGTTAAAATTCAACCTATCCCCCCAGTGACCAAGTTAAGGATGTCCTGTTTTTATCATGAGTCAATCAATATTCTTGAATCGATGAACAGTGGTCAGGTAAGTAGGTACATCTTGTTGtttcttttcataaaaattcaagAGGACAGTTTCAGTCTGCACAATACTTCCCCACCCCCCTCCCCTTATAAACGTAGTATTTGTTGACAAACAAAATTCTTACATGCCATAGAACGGTGTGTGAAAATAAAACAATGAGCACCAGATTATCTTCTGTAGTATTCATTTCACACATTTGTGATCCGTAGATCACAAGCATATTAATCCACCCCCTAACCACTTCACACCAAGACACAAAGACCTAGAATTATCGACTCAACGATCTTGCCTATTACAAgccagagttgggcaaattttattcgcgtttAACGAAGACAAATTTTATAGATTCATAAGCATGGTGGTTGTCCAACTCAACGCCATGCTTGACGACATTATTCTACATTTGCAGATAATAGTGATAGCGTGTCGTTTCGTCGCTGAAATGATCACAACAAATCGTTATTTTCCTTCTTATCTGTCCAAATTGGAGAAAAAATACAATTCTCAGATAAAATGATCACAAACAAAAATGTAAAATCAACATTCGAAAGAATTGAAGAGTAAGGGGAAGAATGAATAAAATACAATAGCTATACAAAAATGGAAACAACGACGAAACGTGTAAAAATTTGTTAAGACTTACATATTTAGAAAATTGAATCCAGTTTAAATATGGTAGCATAGTGATTGCACTCGAAGCCACTATAGTATCCAAAAATGTCGCGGAAACTAT
This region includes:
- the LOC143348413 gene encoding odorant receptor 43a-like, whose protein sequence is MDDIDLAVLNVLESLLMTSTYLGLLVAAKRSNELKNVIINMRKEIADQNLSENIEEKRLYFSYNNISWNSSTIPYHLPFRAHIIFDYNSPQLYTLVYVYQFPLMYVPVFHVAEVGLIVNLTLHLCAKLSILVYRIRNIQIDSTKSFKDGIKETVIMHLKLKEYSETLNNNFNMILLIELMSCGIRLGLSLYLVLIKLDVDKIATMNFIIHTFVVGAFLYLYSYVGEQLVYESQQLGDAFYNVRWIEVDSNERKALLMCMMNGQKTMYITAGKFYTFSLFGFTEIVKSSMACFSMLRAGM